One Candidatus Omnitrophota bacterium DNA segment encodes these proteins:
- a CDS encoding radical SAM protein has product MRKKILFLNPPLLSSQGLFNRPIRFPTFSYATYTIHPPLFLAYACSYLRSQGFSVDLIDAIAGGNSLKEVLEIAKNKGFESVVIETSTPSFYNDLEVAKRIKETGVKKIIFVGTHVSCLPEEALKYPWVDAVIRGEYEISLYEYLKTDNPDTKGIGLRTTEGKIKINPSRDAIEDLDILPYPARDLLRKYKYFDPILRNPFTFVLAGRGCPYRCIFCNWPQVLTGRKYRKRNPQKVGEELEYIKNNFYFKSILFNDDTLTVDRNNVYNICREIIKRNLKLNWACYARADFDDEDTLRLMRKAGCFLLKVGVESGDEEILKKAKKPYSLKKVKRTFSLMRSLGFHIHATFVFGLPGENQETIKKTIHLAKELKPSTVQFSMAIPYPGTEFFNFLKKNSFLHTENWQDYMPLRRIFDYPDLSSEDLRKAVKCAYQSYYFRPQLLCFALKRLICYPKDFVYNLKQFFKLLFTNNA; this is encoded by the coding sequence ATGCGAAAAAAGATTCTCTTTCTAAATCCTCCTTTACTTTCTTCCCAGGGTCTTTTCAATCGTCCGATAAGATTTCCTACCTTTAGTTATGCTACCTATACAATTCATCCTCCATTATTTCTTGCCTATGCTTGTTCTTATCTAAGAAGTCAGGGATTTTCTGTAGATTTAATTGATGCTATTGCGGGAGGTAATAGTTTAAAAGAAGTTTTAGAAATAGCCAAAAATAAGGGATTTGAAAGTGTAGTTATAGAGACTTCCACCCCTTCTTTTTATAATGACTTAGAAGTAGCAAAAAGAATAAAAGAAACAGGAGTAAAAAAGATTATTTTTGTGGGAACGCATGTTTCCTGTTTGCCTGAAGAAGCTTTAAAATATCCCTGGGTTGATGCGGTAATAAGGGGAGAATACGAAATTTCTTTATATGAGTATCTAAAAACCGATAATCCTGATACGAAGGGAATAGGATTAAGGACTACCGAAGGAAAAATCAAAATAAATCCTTCAAGGGACGCTATAGAAGATTTGGACATTCTTCCTTATCCAGCCAGAGACCTTTTAAGAAAATATAAATATTTTGACCCTATTCTAAGGAATCCCTTTACTTTTGTTTTAGCAGGAAGGGGATGCCCCTACCGATGTATTTTTTGTAACTGGCCTCAAGTGCTTACGGGAAGAAAATATCGTAAAAGAAATCCTCAGAAGGTAGGGGAAGAATTAGAATATATAAAAAATAATTTTTATTTTAAAAGTATTTTATTTAATGACGACACTTTAACTGTAGACAGAAACAATGTGTATAATATTTGCAGAGAAATTATAAAAAGAAATCTAAAGCTGAATTGGGCCTGTTATGCAAGAGCAGATTTTGATGACGAAGACACTTTGAGACTAATGCGTAAGGCAGGGTGTTTTCTTCTAAAAGTAGGGGTAGAGAGTGGAGATGAAGAAATACTCAAAAAGGCAAAAAAGCCATATTCCTTAAAAAAAGTAAAAAGAACTTTTTCTCTAATGCGCTCTTTAGGTTTTCATATCCATGCGACATTTGTTTTTGGTTTACCGGGAGAAAACCAAGAAACAATTAAAAAAACCATACATTTAGCAAAAGAATTAAAACCCTCTACAGTGCAATTCAGTATGGCAATCCCCTATCCCGGGACAGAGTTTTTTAATTTTCTCAAGAAAAATTCTTTTCTGCATACAGAAAACTGGCAGGATTATATGCCTTTAAGAAGAATATTTGATTATCCCGATTTAAGTAGCGAGGATTTGAGAAAAGCAGTAAAATGTGCTTATCAAAGTTATTATTTTCGTCCGCAATTACTATGTTTTGCTTTGAAGCGATTAATTTGTTATCCTAAAGACTTTGTTTATAATTTGAAGCAATTTTTTAAATTACTATTTACAAATAATGCATAA
- a CDS encoding B12-binding domain-containing radical SAM protein, translating into MKILLIQPPLSGNLESITESVVEPLGLAYIAGVLEEEGYSVKILDCHAEGIDELEYLGNAIYRRGISEEKIKEYLYRLKPDIVGISCMFSAYAYDSLRVAELVKECLPDTLIVLGGVGCSANSEYLLKHSCADVAVIGEGEITFLEIVKNLEKKYPIKNILGTAIKLNGKIIKNISRPLIEDLDILPFPARHLLPMEKYFEIQKRGKGTYKYYLRNPLSHIITSRGCPFNCSFCAVSTIWGRSYRIRSPEQVILEIEDLVRNYKIKELAFWDDNISLDKERFIKLCHLLKKEKLNLTWQTPNGIAFWNLDPPLLKLMKESGYYRATFAIESGSSQTLAKYVDKPIDFKKAKELIRVCNRLGIWTYGVFIIGFPDEKLSQIKETAYLIRSLGFDFVAIFIAQPYVGTRLFNVFQEMGLISDFNYPQGSSMVYSKFNTLYFIPKQLWKIQQKIYLHFLFYKILTFFKISSLLYLYKKINNWEKFRYFLRLVGNIIGQRWFGHRV; encoded by the coding sequence ATGAAAATACTTTTAATTCAACCTCCGCTATCAGGAAACCTTGAGTCAATTACCGAAAGTGTAGTTGAACCCCTAGGATTAGCCTATATTGCTGGAGTTTTGGAAGAAGAAGGTTATTCTGTAAAGATATTAGATTGCCATGCTGAGGGAATAGATGAATTGGAATATCTGGGAAATGCGATTTATAGGAGAGGTATAAGTGAAGAAAAGATAAAAGAGTATCTCTATAGACTAAAACCAGATATTGTGGGAATATCCTGCATGTTTTCAGCCTATGCTTACGATAGTCTCCGTGTAGCAGAACTTGTAAAAGAATGCCTTCCGGATACCCTGATTGTCTTAGGCGGAGTTGGTTGTTCTGCAAATTCCGAATACTTGCTTAAGCATTCCTGTGCGGATGTTGCGGTTATTGGGGAAGGAGAAATAACCTTCTTAGAAATTGTAAAAAATTTAGAAAAAAAATATCCAATAAAAAATATTCTTGGGACAGCAATTAAGTTAAATGGCAAAATAATTAAAAATATTTCTCGTCCCCTCATAGAGGATCTGGATATTTTACCTTTTCCAGCAAGACATCTACTACCCATGGAAAAGTACTTTGAAATCCAGAAAAGGGGAAAAGGAACCTATAAATATTATCTAAGAAATCCTCTCTCCCACATAATTACCAGCAGAGGTTGTCCATTTAATTGTAGTTTTTGTGCAGTATCCACTATTTGGGGAAGGAGTTATCGTATACGTAGTCCTGAACAGGTGATTTTAGAAATTGAAGATTTAGTTAGAAATTACAAGATTAAGGAGTTAGCTTTCTGGGATGACAATATAAGTTTGGATAAAGAAAGATTCATTAAATTATGCCATCTCCTCAAAAAGGAAAAACTTAATCTTACTTGGCAGACACCCAATGGAATAGCCTTCTGGAATCTTGACCCGCCTTTACTTAAATTAATGAAGGAATCGGGTTACTATCGGGCAACTTTTGCCATAGAGAGCGGTTCAAGCCAGACTCTGGCAAAATATGTAGACAAACCCATAGATTTTAAAAAAGCAAAAGAGCTAATAAGGGTTTGTAATCGCTTAGGAATCTGGACCTATGGGGTATTTATCATCGGTTTCCCGGATGAAAAATTGAGCCAGATAAAAGAGACTGCCTACCTGATAAGGAGTTTAGGTTTTGACTTTGTAGCGATATTTATTGCCCAGCCTTATGTGGGAACAAGGCTTTTTAATGTTTTCCAAGAAATGGGTTTAATTAGTGATTTCAATTATCCTCAAGGAAGTTCCATGGTTTACTCTAAATTCAATACACTCTATTTTATTCCTAAACAATTATGGAAAATTCAGCAAAAGATTTACCTTCATTTTTTATTTTATAAAATTCTAACTTTTTTCAAGATTAGTTCTCTTCTATATTTATATAAAAAAATAAACAATTGGGAAAAATTTAGATATTTTTTGAGATTGGTGGGAAATATAATTGGACAACGCTGGTTTGGACATAGAGTATAA
- a CDS encoding glycosyltransferase family 2 protein, which yields MKNKILIIVPAYNEEESILEVIKETRNYFPEGDILVIDDGSKDRTKEMVKDKVNFLITLPFHLGLGVALQTGYIFAKKHSYDFVVHFDADGQHIAEEIPKLLKPLRSGECDLSLGSRCLDNNYKFSFLRRFLSRSISRVLSLYLKEPIKDPTSGFRAMNKKVISLFTQFYPYDYPEIEELLLLTKNGLKIKEVPIRMRLRLKGRSSINFRNFIFYMFKVFIVLLLDLFWLMKLNKLKYENTFNSTSAIRKP from the coding sequence ATGAAAAATAAAATCTTAATAATTGTTCCTGCCTATAACGAGGAAGAAAGCATCTTAGAAGTGATTAAGGAAACAAGAAATTATTTTCCCGAAGGAGATATTTTGGTAATTGATGATGGTTCAAAAGATAGAACAAAAGAAATGGTAAAGGATAAAGTTAATTTTCTAATAACTTTACCTTTCCATTTAGGACTGGGGGTTGCCTTACAGACAGGTTACATTTTTGCTAAAAAACATAGTTACGATTTTGTAGTCCACTTTGATGCCGATGGTCAACATATCGCTGAGGAGATTCCTAAACTCCTCAAGCCATTAAGAAGTGGAGAATGTGATTTATCCTTAGGTTCAAGGTGTTTAGATAACAATTATAAATTTTCTTTTCTCAGAAGATTTCTCTCCCGAAGTATCTCCCGCGTTCTTTCGCTTTATCTTAAAGAACCCATTAAAGACCCTACATCAGGATTTCGCGCCATGAATAAAAAGGTGATTTCTCTTTTTACTCAATTTTATCCTTATGATTATCCTGAGATAGAGGAACTGCTTCTTCTGACCAAGAATGGTCTGAAGATAAAAGAGGTTCCTATAAGGATGCGCCTCCGACTTAAGGGAAGGTCAAGTATAAACTTTCGGAACTTTATTTTTTATATGTTCAAAGTGTTTATAGTTCTTTTACTGGATTTATTTTGGCTGATGAAACTGAATAAGTTAAAATATGAAAATACTTTTAATTCAACCTCCGCTATCAGGAAACCTTGA
- a CDS encoding glycosyltransferase, with protein sequence MLPKVSIVIPGYNCAKTIEENLRACFNQDYLRDLYEVIFVDDGSTDNTGDIVRQFPVKYIYQKNSGPAQARNKGWQEAEGEIIIFTDSDCIPDKQWIKNLVRNFNHKKIGAVGGSYGIKNSENLLASCIHAEILWRHQKMSREVKALGSYNLAIPKKILLELNGFEESYLTASGEDNDLSYRLLKKGYRLIFEPNALVYHYYPERIIPYLKHQFRHGYWRVKLYRDHIRMIKGDDYSNFLDYFSPLLALSFFLTPLLFIELFRALRIVLYTKKIVHFFLFFIILLRDFWRGAGLLLGIFKFLVLWL encoded by the coding sequence ATGTTACCTAAGGTAAGTATTGTTATTCCCGGATACAACTGTGCTAAAACCATAGAAGAAAATCTGAGGGCCTGCTTTAATCAGGATTATCTCCGAGATTTATATGAAGTTATTTTTGTTGATGATGGTTCTACGGATAATACCGGAGATATTGTGCGCCAATTTCCTGTAAAATATATTTATCAGAAAAACTCCGGACCTGCCCAGGCACGAAATAAGGGATGGCAGGAGGCTGAGGGTGAAATAATAATTTTTACGGATAGCGATTGTATTCCCGATAAACAATGGATTAAAAATTTGGTAAGAAATTTCAATCACAAAAAAATTGGTGCCGTGGGTGGCTCTTATGGCATAAAAAATTCCGAAAATCTTTTAGCCTCCTGTATCCATGCAGAAATCTTATGGCGTCATCAGAAGATGTCTCGGGAGGTTAAAGCCCTGGGTTCTTACAATTTGGCTATTCCTAAAAAAATACTCCTGGAGTTAAATGGATTTGAGGAATCTTATCTTACTGCCAGTGGAGAGGATAATGATTTATCTTATCGTTTACTAAAGAAAGGATACAGATTAATTTTTGAGCCGAATGCCTTAGTTTATCATTACTATCCGGAGAGAATTATTCCCTATCTTAAACATCAATTCCGGCATGGTTATTGGAGAGTAAAGTTATATCGTGACCATATAAGGATGATAAAAGGTGATGATTACAGCAATTTTTTAGATTATTTTTCTCCTCTGCTTGCCTTAAGTTTTTTTCTCACCCCCCTTTTATTTATAGAATTGTTTCGCGCTTTAAGAATAGTTTTATATACCAAAAAAATCGTGCATTTTTTTCTGTTTTTTATAATACTCCTAAGGGATTTCTGGAGGGGAGCAGGCTTGCTTTTGGGAATTTTTAAATTTCTTGTCCTATGGTTATGA
- the uvrB gene encoding excinuclease ABC subunit UvrB, translated as MGRFKLVSSYKPCGDQPQAIEKLTHNLLKGERFQTLLGVTGSGKTFTIANVIANINKPTLVISHNKTLAAQLYREFREFFPYNAVEYFVSYYDYYQPEAYIPQTDTYIEKDASINEELDKLRLSATSSLMSRRDVIIVASVSCIYNLGSPEEYRELLLFLEKGKEFSREEIISHLVWMLYERNDVNLTRGKFRVRGDTIEIFPSYEDTALRIELCGEEIEKIKQFNPLTGDTITELDKMGIYPAKHFVTSQSKIERAVISIEAELKERLYELRSQNKLLEAARLESRTKYDIEMLREMGYCHGIENYSRHLSGRPPGSRPYCLIDYFPEEFLVIIDESHVTIPQLRGMYAGDRSRKETLVEYGFRLPSCLDNRPLKFEEFETLVKQAIFVSATPDEYEIEKSRGMVVEQLIRPTGLVDPEIVVKPTAGQIDDLIGEIQKRAEKRERVLVTTLTKRMAEDLASYLQEMGLNVKYLHSEIEPLERVKILRDLRRGEFDCLVGINLLREGLDLPEVSLVAILDADKEGFLRSQVSLIQVAGRAARNVNGKVIMYADNITGSMQRAIEETERRRKAQLEYNRKYNITPRTIEKAVKDYIEIIEETKEFVKRLTGVSEGRLEIEEVIAQLQEEMELAARNLHFERAAIIRDQIKELKAMAKSNR; from the coding sequence ATGGGACGGTTTAAGTTGGTGAGTAGTTATAAGCCTTGTGGAGACCAACCGCAAGCTATAGAGAAATTAACGCACAATTTATTGAAAGGGGAAAGGTTTCAGACTCTCTTGGGAGTCACAGGAAGTGGAAAAACTTTTACTATTGCCAATGTAATTGCCAATATTAATAAACCCACTTTGGTAATTTCGCATAATAAAACCCTTGCTGCCCAATTGTATCGGGAATTTCGTGAGTTTTTTCCCTATAATGCTGTGGAGTATTTTGTAAGTTATTATGATTATTATCAACCTGAGGCGTATATTCCTCAAACCGATACCTATATAGAAAAAGACGCCTCCATAAATGAAGAATTAGATAAATTAAGACTTTCGGCAACCAGTTCTTTGATGTCCCGTAGAGATGTGATTATTGTTGCTTCTGTTTCCTGTATCTATAACTTGGGCTCACCTGAAGAATACCGAGAATTACTTTTATTCTTAGAGAAAGGAAAAGAATTTTCAAGAGAAGAAATAATCAGCCATCTGGTATGGATGCTCTACGAAAGAAATGATGTAAATCTAACGCGTGGAAAATTTCGTGTTCGGGGAGATACGATAGAAATCTTTCCTTCTTATGAAGATACTGCCTTAAGAATAGAACTCTGTGGAGAGGAGATTGAAAAAATAAAACAGTTCAATCCCTTAACCGGAGATACAATAACTGAACTGGATAAGATGGGCATCTATCCGGCAAAGCATTTTGTAACCTCCCAGAGTAAAATTGAAAGAGCAGTCATTTCCATTGAAGCGGAGCTAAAAGAACGTCTCTATGAACTACGTTCTCAGAATAAATTATTGGAAGCAGCACGTTTAGAATCGCGAACCAAATACGATATAGAAATGTTAAGAGAAATGGGCTACTGCCACGGAATAGAAAATTATTCACGCCATCTTTCGGGAAGACCTCCGGGAAGTAGACCCTATTGTCTGATTGATTATTTCCCCGAAGAATTTTTGGTTATCATTGATGAGTCCCATGTGACTATACCCCAATTAAGAGGAATGTATGCCGGAGACCGTTCGCGAAAGGAGACCCTCGTGGAATATGGCTTTAGACTTCCCTCCTGTTTAGATAATCGTCCTTTAAAATTTGAAGAATTTGAGACTTTGGTAAAACAGGCTATTTTTGTTTCCGCTACCCCTGATGAATATGAGATTGAAAAAAGCAGAGGGATGGTTGTAGAGCAATTGATTCGTCCTACTGGGCTTGTAGACCCGGAGATTGTCGTTAAACCTACAGCGGGGCAGATAGACGATTTAATAGGAGAAATACAAAAGCGAGCAGAAAAAAGAGAACGCGTTTTAGTTACCACCTTAACCAAGAGGATGGCTGAGGACTTAGCAAGTTATCTTCAGGAAATGGGCTTGAATGTAAAGTATCTTCATTCAGAAATTGAACCTCTGGAAAGGGTAAAGATTTTAAGGGATTTAAGAAGAGGAGAGTTTGATTGTCTGGTGGGGATAAATCTCTTGCGCGAGGGTCTCGATTTACCAGAAGTTTCTCTCGTAGCCATACTTGATGCGGATAAAGAAGGTTTTCTGCGCAGTCAGGTTTCTTTAATTCAGGTAGCCGGTCGGGCAGCAAGAAATGTAAATGGTAAGGTAATTATGTATGCGGATAATATCACTGGTTCTATGCAGCGGGCGATTGAAGAAACGGAGCGCAGAAGGAAGGCCCAGTTAGAATATAACCGCAAATACAACATTACTCCCCGCACGATTGAAAAAGCAGTGAAGGACTATATTGAAATTATAGAAGAGACAAAAGAGTTTGTGAAAAGATTAACCGGAGTTTCTGAAGGGAGGTTGGAGATTGAAGAGGTTATTGCGCAATTGCAGGAAGAGATGGAACTGGCGGCACGAAATTTACATTTTGAACGTGCCGCAATAATCAGGGACCAGATAAAAGAATTGAAAGCAATGGCTAAAAGTAACCGATAG
- a CDS encoding transposase: METVLVTGEIYHIFNRSIADYKIFNQEEDFLRFVEALRFYQNIKNSSSFSQFIKSKKRNSKSEMKVLNGDNRIVEIIAYCIMPTHTHLILKQLIDNGISTFMNNLLNSYTRYFNLKHNRKGPLWEGRFKRVLIKSDEQLLHLTRYIHLNPVTAYLVNNPEDWLASSYKEYIEPKIKFPICKFEGLIDIKPEKYKEFVKDRISYQRELTKIKDLLLEPIQPTRLTYAVE; this comes from the coding sequence ATGGAAACAGTCTTAGTAACCGGAGAAATTTATCATATCTTTAATCGAAGCATTGCTGATTATAAGATATTTAATCAGGAAGAAGATTTTTTACGGTTCGTAGAAGCCCTCCGTTTTTATCAGAATATAAAAAATTCCTCAAGTTTCAGTCAATTTATAAAATCAAAAAAGCGAAATTCAAAAAGTGAAATGAAAGTATTAAACGGAGATAACCGAATTGTAGAAATTATCGCTTATTGTATTATGCCTACCCATACTCATTTAATTCTCAAGCAATTAATAGACAATGGCATCTCTACCTTTATGAATAATCTCCTCAATAGCTATACTCGTTATTTTAATCTTAAACATAATCGGAAGGGTCCTTTATGGGAAGGCAGATTCAAGAGAGTTTTGATAAAAAGTGATGAGCAATTACTTCATCTTACGCGATATATCCATTTAAACCCCGTTACTGCTTATCTTGTAAATAACCCCGAAGACTGGCTTGCCTCTTCTTATAAAGAATACATAGAACCAAAAATCAAATTTCCTATCTGTAAATTTGAAGGTTTGATAGATATCAAACCAGAAAAATACAAAGAATTTGTGAAAGATAGGATTTCTTATCAAAGAGAACTAACAAAAATAAAAGACCTTCTTTTAGAACCAATTCAACCTACGCGGTTAACCTACGCGGTTGAATAG
- the nadC gene encoding carboxylating nicotinate-nucleotide diphosphorylase — MVTDFDFKIVDSIIAQALKEDKIDQDITSELLFPKDKLAKAIIVAKGKGIIAGLEIAERVFYLLDKKIKFKKLTKDGKWIKKGEKVAFIEGSLKKILAGERTALNFLMRLSGIATLTRKFVEKVHPHKVKIMDTRKTTPGLRILEKYAVRVGGGVNHRGDLSDGVLIKDNHLKKIKNQKSKIKSLIQEIRRRISQDIEIEIEVKNLKEFKEALETGCDVIMLDNMSFPKVKEAVRMRSRLWAIGHRPGVEIEVSGGINLRNIRKFASLGIERISIGALTHSYKSLDFSLELTP, encoded by the coding sequence ATGGTTACAGATTTTGATTTCAAAATTGTTGATTCCATAATTGCACAGGCATTAAAAGAAGATAAAATTGACCAGGATATTACTTCCGAATTGCTTTTTCCCAAAGATAAATTGGCAAAAGCCATAATTGTAGCAAAAGGGAAGGGAATAATTGCCGGTTTAGAAATTGCCGAGAGGGTTTTTTATTTACTGGATAAAAAGATAAAGTTCAAGAAACTTACTAAGGATGGTAAATGGATAAAAAAGGGAGAAAAGGTAGCTTTTATAGAGGGGAGTTTAAAAAAAATCCTTGCCGGAGAACGCACCGCCTTAAATTTTTTGATGCGTCTTTCAGGGATTGCTACCTTAACAAGAAAATTTGTGGAAAAAGTCCATCCTCACAAAGTTAAAATTATGGATACACGGAAAACCACACCGGGTTTAAGAATTTTGGAAAAATATGCAGTGAGAGTAGGGGGTGGGGTAAATCATCGTGGGGATTTGAGTGATGGGGTGTTAATTAAAGATAATCACCTCAAAAAAATCAAAAATCAAAAATCAAAAATCAAAAGTTTAATTCAAGAAATAAGAAGGAGAATTTCCCAAGACATAGAGATAGAGATTGAGGTAAAGAATCTAAAAGAATTTAAAGAAGCTTTGGAGACCGGTTGTGATGTAATTATGTTAGATAATATGAGTTTTCCGAAGGTCAAAGAGGCAGTGCGTATGCGGAGTCGGCTATGGGCTATTGGTCATAGGCCAGGAGTTGAAATAGAGGTTTCTGGAGGAATTAATTTAAGGAACATTCGAAAATTTGCCTCGCTGGGGATAGAAAGAATCTCTATCGGTGCACTTACCCATTCTTACAAATCCCTTGATTTCTCCTTGGAGCTAACCCCTTAA
- a CDS encoding valine--tRNA ligase: MELPIRYNSQEVEDKWYKFWEDKGFFHTEPDPKKKPFTIVIPPPNVTGILHMGHALNNTVQDIIIRFKRMQGYNALWIPGTDHAGIATQNVVEKSLAQEGLTRQDLGREKFLERVWEWKGKYGSTIIQQLKKLGASCDWNRTRFTLDDEYSEAVLETFIRLYEKGLIYRGNYIINWCPRCQTALSDEEAPYEEVEGNLYYISYPLKLTSNQQPVTRKTKESEATYIVVATTRPETMLGDTAVAVNPKDKRYKKFIGKTVILPLVNREIKIIADSIIDMDFGTGAVKVTPAHDPNDYLLGRKHKLEFINILNPDGTMNERAGKFRGLDRFECRKKVVEELEKIGLLEKVEPYRHSVGHCYRCHTIIEPYLSRQWFVRMKPLAKPAIKVVKKGKIKFFPPRWTKIYLNWMENIHDWCISRQIWWGHRLPVYYCKNCQGEKSEIENPKSEKGIMVSKIKPEKCRWCGSTDIYQDEDVLDTWFSSWLWPFATLGWPKHYNLATQKRNNELSYFYPTSVLVTAQEIIFFWVARMIMAGLEFMREIPFRHVYIHGTVRDITGKKMSKSLGNIIDPVEIIKNFGADALRFSLISITAVGQDIFLSDEKFKSGRNFGNKIWNAARFILMHSPQFKIPISQLRENDLSLADRWILSRLQKTIHSVTSALERYNLNESASILYQFFWHEFCDWYLELTKPILMKTEQLTGSHQKQKEITQAILFEILEVFLRLLHPFMPFITEEIWYKLKEKDTRLREESIMFSPWPVPEESLIDGVAEKKMNIIQEIVKGVRNICMEMDVPREKKLKLIFKSEEKGLNFLQQNRIYLEALLNIESLEFYTEIKKPRFSSSLVVEGIELYIPLEGIIDFGKERKRIAEEIKEVDDCLERIEDKLRNREFLQHAPPEIVEKEKKKRDELKQEKEKWIKHLQEIQDRD, translated from the coding sequence ATGGAACTGCCTATAAGATACAATTCCCAAGAGGTCGAAGATAAGTGGTATAAGTTCTGGGAAGATAAAGGCTTCTTTCATACCGAACCCGACCCCAAAAAAAAGCCTTTTACGATTGTTATTCCTCCTCCCAATGTAACCGGAATTTTACATATGGGGCATGCTTTAAACAATACTGTTCAGGACATTATTATTCGTTTTAAAAGAATGCAGGGATACAATGCTTTATGGATTCCGGGGACTGACCATGCGGGAATTGCCACCCAGAATGTGGTAGAAAAATCTTTGGCTCAGGAAGGGCTAACCCGACAGGATTTAGGGAGAGAAAAATTCTTAGAGAGGGTCTGGGAATGGAAGGGGAAATACGGTTCTACGATTATTCAGCAGTTAAAAAAACTCGGCGCCTCCTGTGACTGGAACCGCACTCGCTTTACTCTTGATGATGAGTATTCAGAGGCAGTATTAGAAACATTTATAAGGTTATATGAGAAGGGATTGATTTATCGGGGTAATTATATCATCAATTGGTGTCCAAGATGCCAGACGGCACTTTCTGATGAGGAAGCTCCGTATGAGGAGGTGGAGGGAAATCTCTATTATATAAGTTATCCACTTAAATTAACCAGTAACCAGCAACCAGTAACCAGAAAAACCAAAGAATCAGAGGCTACTTACATTGTGGTGGCGACGACACGGCCGGAGACGATGTTAGGGGACACAGCAGTAGCGGTTAATCCCAAGGATAAGCGCTATAAAAAGTTCATAGGAAAAACTGTAATTTTGCCTCTGGTAAATAGAGAAATAAAAATAATTGCCGATTCTATAATAGATATGGATTTTGGGACAGGAGCAGTAAAGGTTACCCCCGCACATGACCCCAATGATTATCTTTTAGGGAGAAAGCATAAATTAGAATTTATTAATATCCTGAATCCTGATGGGACAATGAATGAGCGTGCAGGAAAATTTAGAGGTTTGGATAGATTTGAGTGTAGAAAGAAAGTAGTGGAGGAACTGGAAAAAATCGGACTTTTGGAAAAAGTTGAGCCTTATAGACATTCCGTAGGACACTGTTATCGCTGTCATACGATTATAGAACCCTATCTATCTCGGCAGTGGTTTGTGAGGATGAAGCCCCTGGCTAAACCCGCAATTAAGGTAGTTAAAAAAGGAAAGATTAAATTTTTTCCTCCCCGCTGGACAAAAATTTACCTTAATTGGATGGAAAATATTCATGACTGGTGTATATCCCGGCAGATCTGGTGGGGACACCGTTTGCCTGTATATTATTGTAAAAATTGTCAAGGGGAAAAGTCCGAAATTGAAAATCCGAAGTCCGAAAAGGGGATAATGGTTTCCAAGATAAAACCAGAAAAATGTCGTTGGTGTGGGTCTACGGATATCTATCAGGATGAGGATGTTTTAGATACCTGGTTTTCTTCATGGCTCTGGCCCTTTGCTACCCTTGGTTGGCCCAAACACTATAACCTGGCAACACAAAAACGCAATAACGAGTTATCCTATTTCTATCCTACCTCTGTCTTAGTTACTGCTCAGGAGATAATCTTTTTCTGGGTAGCAAGGATGATTATGGCGGGATTGGAATTTATGAGAGAAATTCCTTTTAGACATGTATATATTCATGGAACGGTAAGAGATATAACTGGGAAAAAGATGTCCAAGTCTTTGGGGAATATCATTGACCCTGTGGAAATAATCAAGAACTTCGGAGCAGATGCTTTACGCTTCAGCCTCATTTCTATTACTGCAGTAGGACAGGATATATTTTTATCCGATGAGAAATTTAAATCAGGGAGAAACTTTGGCAATAAAATCTGGAATGCTGCAAGGTTTATTCTGATGCATAGCCCACAGTTCAAGATTCCCATTTCCCAGCTTAGAGAAAATGACCTCTCCTTGGCTGACCGTTGGATACTCAGCAGATTGCAGAAGACTATTCATTCAGTTACTTCTGCATTAGAGAGATATAACCTTAATGAATCTGCCAGTATCCTGTACCAATTCTTCTGGCACGAGTTTTGTGATTGGTATTTGGAATTAACCAAGCCCATTTTGATGAAGACAGAGCAGTTGACTGGTTCTCATCAGAAACAGAAAGAGATAACCCAGGCAATTCTCTTTGAAATTTTGGAGGTTTTTTTGCGTTTGCTTCATCCCTTTATGCCTTTTATTACTGAGGAAATTTGGTATAAATTAAAAGAAAAAGATACTCGTCTTAGAGAAGAGAGTATTATGTTCAGTCCCTGGCCAGTTCCTGAAGAGAGTTTAATAGATGGGGTTGCTGAAAAAAAGATGAACATAATTCAAGAAATAGTCAAAGGGGTAAGGAATATCTGTATGGAAATGGATGTTCCCCGGGAAAAGAAACTGAAATTGATTTTTAAATCAGAAGAGAAAGGGCTTAATTTTCTTCAACAGAATAGGATTTATTTAGAAGCTTTATTGAATATAGAATCCTTAGAATTTTATACCGAGATTAAAAAACCTCGTTTTTCCTCTTCCCTGGTGGTAGAAGGGATAGAGTTATACATTCCCCTTGAGGGCATCATAGATTTTGGAAAAGAGAGAAAAAGGATTGCTGAGGAGATAAAAGAGGTGGATGATTGTCTGGAGAGGATAGAGGATAAACTAAGAAATAGAGAATTTCTTCAACATGCTCCCCCGGAGATAGTAGAAAAGGAAAAAAAGAAAAGAGATGAACTGAAGCAGGAAAAAGAGAAATGGATAAAACATCTACAGGAGATACAAGATAGAGACTGA